Below is a window of Flavobacterium sp. CFS9 DNA.
CGCTCCGGTAAAACCCAGGTAAAATCCGTGATCGAGATAGGTTTTGGCTTCCTGCAAGGTTCCCGTAAAACAATGCACCACGGCTTTGGGCAATTGCGGTAAATAGTCTTTGGTAATGTCCATAAACTTTGTAAAAGCAGCTCTTTCGTGCAAAAACAAAGGTTTCTGTACTTCAATCGCCAATTCGAGTTGGGCTTTATAGCAGGTTTCCTGTACATTTCGGGGCGAAAAATCACGATCAAAATCGAGTCCGCATTCGCCAACCGAAACTACCTGTTTTAGTTCTAATAGTTTTCGAAGTTTCGAAATACTCTGCGCATCGAAACTCTTCGCATCATGCGGGTGTATTCCTGCTGTCGCATACAGTACGCCCGGGTACTGTCTTGCCATCTTTGCAGATTCTTCGCTATTTCGTATGCTGGTACCTGTGAGTATCATCTGTGATACGTCGGCATCGAGCGCGTCTTGTACGACATCGTCTGTGTCGTTTTGGAATTGTTTATTGGTTAGGTTAATACCTATGTCTATGTATGTATTCATTTTTTTTTAAAAGTTTCTAAGGTTCTGAGAGACTAAGATGCTAAGCTTTTCCTCTTTGGAACCGATTATTTTTTTTTAAGTTGCAAAGACTCAAAGGGACAGAAGGACAAAGGTTTCTTCTCTTTGAGTCTTTGCTTAATTATTTTTTAAGCGTAATATTTGTCATTTCGACGGAGGAGAAATCTCCACAAGCAGCTCCGCAACGTGAGTCTAATCTTTGTAGAGTTTCTTGCTAAGATTTGCTTCGCCTATTCGCTATCGCTCGAGTCTCCTTACGTCGAAATGACAAAAATGCGGAAGAACCTTTGCGAGCCTTGCATAAATCCTAGCGTTCCTTGCGGTTAAAATTGCCAATCTTTGTCGAATCCTGCGTGTGATTTCTCCCTTCGATCGAAATGACATAAAATGAGAATAATCACTGTGATGAGAAACCTTAGAACCTCAGCATCTCTAAAGAAACTAATCCTCACGACTTCCATCATCCGCCATTCTCACCAGTTTCGGTGTAAATTTAGCTACAACATCCACTAAATCCTGTTGTGCTTCCATGACCTGATGGATATCTTTATAAGCCATTGGCGCTTCGTCCAGACCTGCTCCGATAAGCGTAACGCCATGATCGCTCAGGATCGATTTCATCTCGGTTGGCGTGATGTTTTTGATGGCCTGAGTTCGGCTCATTTGTCTTCCTGCTCCATGCGAAGCCGAATTAATAGCATTCTCCTCGCCTTTTCCTCTCACCAAAAACCCCGGTGCGGTCATACTTCCCGGAATGATTCCCATCACACCTTTTCCGGCTGGAGTTGCTCCTTTTCTATGCACGATCACCTCTTCTCCGTTCCAGATTTCTTTCCAGGCAAAATTATGATGGTTTTCAACTTTGGCTAAAATCGTTGCACCTAAAGCGCGTTCCATTTTGTTATGGATAACTTCATGGCATGCCGAAGCATAATCTCCCGCCAAATTCATCGCCAGCCAGTATTCCTGTCCCAATTGTGTGTTCATATCCAGATACGCTAAGTTTTTAGCCACTTCCGGAAGTTTACAAACGTCTTTTGCAATTTTAGTATAATGTCCAGCGATTGTAGCTCCCATTCCACGTGAACCGGAATGCGTTAACAAAGCGACATATTTCCCTTTCGGAATGTTCAAAACCGCATCGTCCTGAGCAAACTCCATGATTCCGAATTCCACAAAGTGATTCCCACCACCCGAAGATCCTAATTGCGACCAGGCTTTATCCTTCAAATTCTTTACAAACGGATTCATATTGAACGTTTCGTTCTCCAAAACCGCATGCTCTGATTTGTAATGACCGTGAAATCCGTGTCCCG
It encodes the following:
- a CDS encoding RtcB family protein, which produces MKTQINGTEILELGFPEGKIIGIALKINSKRNGFTRDEMIAHYKNVLETPENYIDDKTFSKLAVALIEKSNEKPEDFIALNQNPNVYSAYGLDHIEDGARKQMEVAMKLPVTVAGALMPDAHQGYGLPIGGVLATKNAIIPYGVGVDIGCRMALSVYDIPEAFYFENEAKFKKELIANSIFGAGHGFHGHYKSEHAVLENETFNMNPFVKNLKDKAWSQLGSSGGGNHFVEFGIMEFAQDDAVLNIPKGKYVALLTHSGSRGMGATIAGHYTKIAKDVCKLPEVAKNLAYLDMNTQLGQEYWLAMNLAGDYASACHEVIHNKMERALGATILAKVENHHNFAWKEIWNGEEVIVHRKGATPAGKGVMGIIPGSMTAPGFLVRGKGEENAINSASHGAGRQMSRTQAIKNITPTEMKSILSDHGVTLIGAGLDEAPMAYKDIHQVMEAQQDLVDVVAKFTPKLVRMADDGSRED
- a CDS encoding TatD family hydrolase; translation: MNTYIDIGINLTNKQFQNDTDDVVQDALDADVSQMILTGTSIRNSEESAKMARQYPGVLYATAGIHPHDAKSFDAQSISKLRKLLELKQVVSVGECGLDFDRDFSPRNVQETCYKAQLELAIEVQKPLFLHERAAFTKFMDITKDYLPQLPKAVVHCFTGTLQEAKTYLDHGFYLGFTGAISDVKRFAHLKEVIQYVPLDRLMIETDAPFMLPKNVPNSLLKKYHERRCEPAFLPYVAGTIAQFKGITLDKVAEETTRNAKSFFGI